One region of Candidatus Woesearchaeota archaeon genomic DNA includes:
- a CDS encoding vitamin B12-dependent ribonucleotide reductase: MRIKRMFTKPGEDPFEQFTYELRNSVIRNPDGSVVFELSDVEVPVFWSQVATDILAQKYCRKTGVPQFDKDGKVKKDEAGNPVLGPERSVKQVVSRLTSCWRHWGEQFGYFSSEEDAQAFEDELKYMLVNQMMAPNSPQWFNTGLALAYGIKGAPQGHFYVDPVTEKVCESEDAYSRPQPHACFIQSLKDDLVNPGGIFDLVVREARLFKFGSGTGTNFSALRGKNEALSGGGRSSGLMSFLKLYDVAAGSIKSGGTTRRAAKMVCVDMDHPEIEDFIMLKVREEQKVANLVAGSKVCKEALSAIMQVAKEEGTVDFRENARLRKAVVRAKKLHVPINYIFRVLQLVQEGRDTLELREFDTHYESEAYETVTGQNANNSVRITNDFFRAVERDSDWPLINRTDGAVAKVVKARKLWDDVCFAAWMCADPGVQFDTTINEWHTCPEDGRIRASNPCGEYNFLDDTACNLASINLGKFFDFESGRFLVDSFRHACRLTTIVLEISVLMAQFPSREIALRSYQYRTLGLGFANLGSSLMRLGVAYGSSEALALTGAITAIMCGQSYATSAEMAEVLGPFPRYEANKEHMLRVMRNHRRAAYNAPKEEYEGLTVFPMGIDEKQCPSYLLNAARACWDEVLERGEKFGFRNAQATVIAPTGTIGLLMDCDTTGIEPDFALVKFKKLAGGGYFKIVNQSVPVALSRLGYTDEQIDDIVKYVVGHATLVGAPHINKESLLRKGLKEAELAEVEDQLRSAFDISFAFNRWTLGEEAFKRLGFENELNNPSFNVLEALGFSKKEIEEANEYVCGTMTIEGAPHLREEHLPVFDCANRCGKKGKRFIHYLDHIRMMAAAQPFISGAISKTINFPYDASIKDIENAYMTSWKLMLKANALYRDTSKLSQPLNTVVEDFDFTDVDVEEDVQDVQERAREVVRRRLPNRRQGLVQSAEISGHKIHITTGEFEDGSVGEVFIDMYKEGASFRSLLNCFAIAVSKALQYGVPLEEFVETFTFTRFDPSGIVSGHDAIKNATSVVDFVFRVLGYEYLGRDDFVHVKPKDRQTRLDQLRGGGVVKEAERAGKSADFDASSGSSRSSAGAGESEGGVASQAGSGGDSEERVRQARARGYTGEACSSCGSMRVKRNGACTLCEDCGATSGCS, from the coding sequence TTGCGCATCAAGCGCATGTTTACCAAGCCCGGGGAAGATCCTTTCGAACAGTTCACATACGAGCTTCGCAACTCTGTCATTCGCAATCCTGACGGCTCCGTTGTTTTTGAGCTGAGCGATGTCGAAGTGCCGGTGTTCTGGAGCCAGGTCGCGACGGACATCTTAGCACAAAAGTACTGCAGAAAAACAGGCGTTCCTCAGTTTGACAAGGACGGCAAGGTGAAGAAGGACGAAGCAGGAAATCCTGTTCTCGGCCCTGAGCGAAGTGTGAAGCAGGTCGTATCCCGTCTCACGTCCTGCTGGCGTCATTGGGGGGAGCAGTTCGGCTACTTCAGCAGCGAAGAGGATGCGCAGGCGTTTGAAGACGAGCTCAAGTACATGTTGGTGAATCAAATGATGGCGCCCAACAGCCCTCAATGGTTCAACACCGGCCTCGCTCTCGCGTACGGCATTAAGGGCGCACCTCAAGGGCATTTTTACGTTGACCCCGTCACTGAGAAGGTTTGCGAGTCGGAAGATGCGTACTCGCGTCCCCAGCCGCACGCATGCTTTATTCAATCTCTTAAAGATGATCTGGTTAACCCGGGAGGGATTTTTGATTTGGTTGTTCGAGAGGCTCGCCTCTTCAAGTTCGGTTCCGGGACAGGAACGAATTTCTCTGCACTTCGCGGAAAGAACGAGGCGCTTTCAGGCGGAGGGAGGAGTTCTGGCTTGATGAGCTTTTTGAAGCTGTACGACGTCGCGGCAGGATCGATTAAGAGTGGCGGAACCACGAGACGGGCTGCAAAGATGGTCTGTGTTGATATGGATCATCCTGAGATTGAGGACTTCATCATGTTGAAAGTCCGTGAGGAGCAGAAGGTTGCCAATCTCGTGGCGGGCTCGAAAGTCTGCAAGGAAGCGTTGAGTGCGATTATGCAGGTGGCAAAAGAGGAAGGAACCGTTGATTTTAGAGAGAACGCCCGCTTGCGAAAAGCAGTGGTTCGTGCCAAGAAGTTGCACGTCCCGATTAACTACATTTTTCGCGTTTTGCAGCTAGTGCAGGAGGGGAGAGACACCCTCGAGCTGCGGGAGTTCGATACGCATTACGAGTCAGAAGCGTACGAGACGGTGACAGGGCAGAACGCGAACAACTCGGTACGGATTACCAACGACTTCTTCCGAGCGGTAGAGCGTGACAGCGATTGGCCTTTGATTAACAGAACCGACGGCGCCGTGGCAAAAGTGGTCAAGGCGAGGAAATTGTGGGATGATGTGTGTTTTGCCGCGTGGATGTGTGCAGACCCGGGGGTTCAGTTTGACACAACGATTAACGAGTGGCACACGTGCCCGGAGGACGGGCGGATTCGTGCGTCGAATCCTTGCGGGGAGTACAACTTTCTTGATGATACTGCGTGCAACCTTGCCAGTATTAACCTTGGTAAGTTTTTTGATTTTGAAAGCGGCAGGTTCTTGGTGGATAGCTTCCGGCACGCCTGCCGCCTGACGACAATTGTTCTTGAAATTAGTGTGCTTATGGCGCAGTTTCCAAGCAGAGAGATTGCGCTTCGTAGTTACCAGTATCGAACGCTCGGGTTGGGTTTTGCTAATCTGGGTTCTTCCCTGATGCGTTTGGGCGTGGCGTACGGGAGTTCAGAGGCGCTGGCTTTGACGGGTGCCATAACGGCAATCATGTGCGGGCAGAGTTATGCAACCTCTGCCGAGATGGCTGAAGTGCTTGGACCGTTTCCTCGCTACGAGGCGAATAAAGAGCACATGCTGAGGGTGATGAGGAATCATCGGAGGGCGGCGTACAACGCGCCGAAGGAGGAATACGAGGGGTTGACGGTGTTCCCCATGGGCATTGACGAGAAGCAATGTCCTTCGTACTTGTTGAATGCCGCTCGGGCGTGCTGGGACGAGGTGCTTGAGCGAGGAGAGAAGTTTGGCTTTCGCAATGCTCAGGCCACGGTTATTGCCCCGACAGGAACGATAGGTCTTTTGATGGATTGTGACACGACAGGAATCGAGCCTGATTTTGCGTTGGTGAAGTTCAAGAAATTGGCGGGGGGAGGGTACTTCAAGATTGTGAATCAGTCGGTTCCTGTGGCTTTGAGCAGGCTTGGCTATACGGATGAGCAAATTGACGACATAGTGAAGTATGTTGTTGGGCACGCCACGCTGGTCGGCGCGCCCCATATCAATAAGGAATCGTTGCTCAGAAAGGGGTTGAAGGAAGCTGAGCTTGCAGAGGTTGAAGACCAGCTGAGAAGTGCATTTGATATCTCGTTCGCATTTAATCGCTGGACGCTGGGTGAGGAAGCGTTTAAGCGTCTCGGGTTCGAAAACGAGCTGAACAATCCTTCATTCAACGTTCTTGAGGCGTTGGGGTTTTCGAAGAAGGAGATTGAAGAGGCGAACGAGTACGTGTGCGGGACGATGACGATTGAGGGGGCGCCTCACTTGCGTGAAGAGCACTTGCCTGTTTTTGATTGTGCAAATCGCTGTGGGAAGAAGGGGAAGCGGTTTATTCATTATCTTGATCATATTCGGATGATGGCTGCCGCTCAGCCGTTCATTTCAGGGGCGATTTCGAAGACGATCAACTTCCCATACGATGCATCGATTAAGGATATTGAGAACGCGTACATGACGTCGTGGAAGTTGATGCTGAAGGCGAACGCGCTCTATAGGGACACCTCTAAACTCTCTCAGCCGCTCAATACCGTTGTGGAAGACTTTGACTTTACTGATGTCGACGTTGAAGAGGATGTTCAGGACGTGCAGGAGCGGGCAAGAGAGGTCGTCCGCCGCAGGTTGCCGAACAGGAGGCAGGGGCTGGTGCAGTCTGCAGAGATTTCAGGCCACAAGATCCATATCACGACCGGCGAGTTTGAAGACGGTAGTGTTGGCGAAGTGTTCATTGATATGTATAAGGAAGGAGCGTCGTTTCGTTCTCTCTTGAATTGTTTTGCCATTGCAGTGAGCAAGGCGTTGCAGTACGGCGTGCCGTTGGAAGAGTTTGTTGAAACATTTACGTTTACAAGATTTGACCCTTCAGGGATTGTGTCGGGTCATGATGCCATAAAGAACGCGACGAGCGTTGTTGATTTTGTTTTTCGTGTTCTCGGTTATGAATATTTAGGACGGGATGATTTTGTGCATGTGAAGCCCAAGGACAGGCAGACGAGGCTTGATCAGTTGCGAGGAGGAGGTGTTGTGAAGGAAGCGGAGCGCGCTGGTAAGAGCGCCGATTTCGACGCGTCCTCGGGTTCTTCTCGTTCCTCCGCTGGAGCTGGCGAGTCGGAAGGAGGTGTGGCCTCCCAAGCGGGTTCGGGAGGAGATTCAGAAGAGAGGGTGCGCCAAGCGCGTGCACGGGGGTATACTGGCGAGGCGTGCTCAAGCTGTGGCTCGATGCGGGTGAAGCGCAACGGTGCTTGTACGTTGTGCGAGGATTGCGGCGCGACGTCTGGGTGTAGTTGA
- a CDS encoding rhodanese-like domain-containing protein, whose product MVVCGCVVIGVGGADWWCVVGREKKRGVVIVVRVERGASRARSGGLPKVSSIGAVTVLKDREEYFLLDIREGKEHLSRIVEGALWMPSHELVASWGLLPRRARIVVLDDSVVRSRKAAAFLCKMGLVAKYLRGGLREWWRALPESRSLVHR is encoded by the coding sequence GTGGTCGTTTGTGGTTGTGTGGTTATTGGTGTCGGCGGCGCTGATTGGTGGTGTGTTGTTGGGAGAGAGAAAAAAAGGGGGGTGGTTATCGTGGTTCGAGTAGAGCGTGGGGCTTCCCGTGCCCGCAGTGGAGGGTTGCCGAAGGTTTCAAGCATCGGCGCGGTTACTGTTTTGAAGGATCGTGAGGAGTATTTTTTGCTTGATATTCGTGAAGGAAAAGAGCATCTTTCTCGAATAGTAGAGGGGGCTTTGTGGATGCCAAGTCACGAGTTGGTCGCGAGTTGGGGTTTGCTTCCTCGGCGTGCACGCATTGTTGTCCTTGATGACTCGGTTGTGAGGAGCAGGAAGGCGGCCGCGTTTTTGTGTAAGATGGGCCTTGTTGCGAAGTATTTGCGGGGGGGCTTGCGTGAGTGGTGGCGTGCCTTGCCTGAGTCGCGTTCCTTGGTGCATCGGTGA